In Ostrea edulis chromosome 6, xbOstEdul1.1, whole genome shotgun sequence, a single window of DNA contains:
- the LOC125647739 gene encoding uncharacterized protein LOC125647739 produces the protein MPSKRMNTYFKDKIMAVVSVVAIIFALLGILLDCWWEMEVTSSTTVDLGLWASVTCGSTLIGVGNVSTYACFQDDADNNGWVKFVRIISAFATALLGLGLLILLVYLKKKSQTVKKFAGAVVFIAGLLFFIANCVVMDRVKNLTSGFSAIFYYPNRDRILRPHTLPIMFLSFTFLMSNIVAVGLIINMDLKEAPPKDFFLERSISTQAKTTTTVKTSV, from the exons ATGCCCTCCAAAAGAATGAATACGTACTTCAAAGATAAAATAATGGCTGTCGTTTCTGTGGTGGCCATTATTTTTGCATTGCTGGGTATTTTGTTGGATTGCTGGTGGGAGATGGAGGTGACGTCATCAACGACCGTTGACCTTGGGCTCTGGGCCAGTGTTACGTGCGGTTCAACTTTAATCGGTGTGGGCAATGTGTCGACCTACGCCTGTTTCCAAGACGACGCAGACAATAACG GTTGGGTGAAGTTTGTACGAATAATTTCTGCCTTTGCGACAGCCCTCCTCGGTCTAGGTCTCCTGATACTATTAGTATATCTCAAGAAGAAAAGTCAAACAGTTAAGAAGTTTGCAGGAGCCGTGGTGTTTATAGCCG GTTTGCTGTTTTTCATCGCCAATTGCGTGGTCATGGACCGCGTGAAGAACCTAACGTCGGGTTTCTCAGCCATTTTTTACTACCCTAACAGAGACCGGATACTCCGACCCCACACTCTCCCGATCATGTTTTTATCTTTCACCTTTTTGATGTCAAACATCGTTGCCGTTGGACTGATAATAAATATGGACTTAAAAGAAGCTCCGCCAAAAGACTTCTTCCTGGAGCGTTCTATTAGCACGCAGGCTAAAACTACTACTACTGTTAAAACATCAGTATAG
- the LOC125646297 gene encoding SPRY domain-containing protein 3-like isoform X1, giving the protein MGARNVDPIRDLVDMEMRFQNQMMNVWRRHRIRHAQDIFPVRPAEPGKPRYERVMVDGDVVSYLANPHNQVGIYIASDPLSSEDYYFEVEILDSGNLATIGVGLVPQRYPTDSQPGWRAFSVGYHADDGKLYKANGFGKPFGPKSQAGDRIGCGIKFPKPNADQENPAAQNMAKVFFTHNGKEVGIVMTMLPPDGNLYPAVGMHSEGEEVKVMLDAEWHYEDLELMAVDDGEDDWSRLHDVKLNGTMLEYSGRGKSIHDVGLAQARFPLDTTNHYYEIEIVDPGENCYIAIGIARRNYPKNRHPGWNKGSVAYHADDGKIFVGSGVGEPFGPKCHKGDIMGCGILFPNDYDSEADSDQSPDDPDVSNRELDLDEYPSDSDSEDENMWWRHGNDEQGTKVQVFFTRNGKIVGTKQVSIPKGGFFPTVGMLSSCEKVRVDLHPLTG; this is encoded by the exons ATGGGAGCGAGGAACGTAGATCCAATACGT GATTTAGTCGACATGGAGATGCGATTTCAGAACCAGATGATGAATGTTTGGAGGAGACATCGCATACGCCATGCACAAGATATTTTTCCAGTTCGTCCAGCAGAACCAGGAAAGCCGCGTTATGAAAGGGTCATGGTGGATGGTGATGTTGTAAG CTATCTAGCAAACCCACACAATCAAGTGGGAATATACATTGCCTCTGATCCCCTATCCTCAGAAGATtattattttgaagttgaaatccTAGACAGTGGAAACTTAGCAACTATAG GTGTTGGTCTGGTACCTCAGAGGTATCCAACAGACTCCCAGCCTGGGTGGAGAGCCTTCTCTGTGGGTTACCATGCAGATGATGGAAA ATTGTACAAAGCCAATGGATTTGGTAAACCTTTTGGTCCCAAGTCCCAGGCTGGGGATAGAATAGGTTGTGGAATCAAATTTCCAAAGCCCAATGCTGACCAGGAAAACCCCGCAGCTCAGAACATGGCCAAGGTCTTCTTCACACACAATGGGAAAGAG gtTGGCATTGTCATGACAATGTTACCACCAGACGGGAACCTCTACCCCGCAGTAGGTATGCACTCCGAGGGAgaggaggtcaaggtcatgcTTGACGCAGAGTGGCACTACGAGGATCTGGAGTTAATGGCGGTGGATGATGGGGAGGATGATTGGTCTCGTCTCCATGATGTCAAACTCAACGGCACG ATGTTGGAGTATTCTGGCAGAGGAAAAAGCATCCATGATGTAGGACTAGCTCAGGCCAGGTTTCCTCTAGATACCACGAATCATTACTACGAAATCGAAATTGTTGACCCTGGAGAAAACTGTTATATTGCTATAGGAATTGCTAGAAGG AATTATCCGAAAAATCGACATCCTGGGTGGAACAAAGGCTCAGTAGCTTATCATGCAG ATGATGGTAAAATATTTGTTGGCTCTGGGGTGGGTGAGCCATTTGGTCCCAAATGTCATAAAG GTGATATCATGGGTTGTGGAATCCTGTTCCCTAATGACTATGACAGTGAAGCAGACAGCGATCAGTCTCCGGATGATCCGGATGTCAGTAATCGAGAACTGGATCTGGATGAATATCCCTCAGACTCGGACTCCGAGGATGAGAACATGTGGTGGAGACACGGCAACGATGAACAGGGAACCAAAGTACAG GTATTTTTCACAAGAAATGGAAAAATCGTAGGTACGAAACAGGTTTCTATACCAAAAGGTGGATTTTTCCCGACAGTTGGAATGCTTAGTAGCTGTGAAAAGGTGCGAGTGGACTTGCATCCTTTGACAGGATGA
- the LOC125646297 gene encoding SPRY domain-containing protein 3-like isoform X2, which produces MDLVDMEMRFQNQMMNVWRRHRIRHAQDIFPVRPAEPGKPRYERVMVDGDVVSYLANPHNQVGIYIASDPLSSEDYYFEVEILDSGNLATIGVGLVPQRYPTDSQPGWRAFSVGYHADDGKLYKANGFGKPFGPKSQAGDRIGCGIKFPKPNADQENPAAQNMAKVFFTHNGKEVGIVMTMLPPDGNLYPAVGMHSEGEEVKVMLDAEWHYEDLELMAVDDGEDDWSRLHDVKLNGTMLEYSGRGKSIHDVGLAQARFPLDTTNHYYEIEIVDPGENCYIAIGIARRNYPKNRHPGWNKGSVAYHADDGKIFVGSGVGEPFGPKCHKGDIMGCGILFPNDYDSEADSDQSPDDPDVSNRELDLDEYPSDSDSEDENMWWRHGNDEQGTKVQVFFTRNGKIVGTKQVSIPKGGFFPTVGMLSSCEKVRVDLHPLTG; this is translated from the exons ATG GATTTAGTCGACATGGAGATGCGATTTCAGAACCAGATGATGAATGTTTGGAGGAGACATCGCATACGCCATGCACAAGATATTTTTCCAGTTCGTCCAGCAGAACCAGGAAAGCCGCGTTATGAAAGGGTCATGGTGGATGGTGATGTTGTAAG CTATCTAGCAAACCCACACAATCAAGTGGGAATATACATTGCCTCTGATCCCCTATCCTCAGAAGATtattattttgaagttgaaatccTAGACAGTGGAAACTTAGCAACTATAG GTGTTGGTCTGGTACCTCAGAGGTATCCAACAGACTCCCAGCCTGGGTGGAGAGCCTTCTCTGTGGGTTACCATGCAGATGATGGAAA ATTGTACAAAGCCAATGGATTTGGTAAACCTTTTGGTCCCAAGTCCCAGGCTGGGGATAGAATAGGTTGTGGAATCAAATTTCCAAAGCCCAATGCTGACCAGGAAAACCCCGCAGCTCAGAACATGGCCAAGGTCTTCTTCACACACAATGGGAAAGAG gtTGGCATTGTCATGACAATGTTACCACCAGACGGGAACCTCTACCCCGCAGTAGGTATGCACTCCGAGGGAgaggaggtcaaggtcatgcTTGACGCAGAGTGGCACTACGAGGATCTGGAGTTAATGGCGGTGGATGATGGGGAGGATGATTGGTCTCGTCTCCATGATGTCAAACTCAACGGCACG ATGTTGGAGTATTCTGGCAGAGGAAAAAGCATCCATGATGTAGGACTAGCTCAGGCCAGGTTTCCTCTAGATACCACGAATCATTACTACGAAATCGAAATTGTTGACCCTGGAGAAAACTGTTATATTGCTATAGGAATTGCTAGAAGG AATTATCCGAAAAATCGACATCCTGGGTGGAACAAAGGCTCAGTAGCTTATCATGCAG ATGATGGTAAAATATTTGTTGGCTCTGGGGTGGGTGAGCCATTTGGTCCCAAATGTCATAAAG GTGATATCATGGGTTGTGGAATCCTGTTCCCTAATGACTATGACAGTGAAGCAGACAGCGATCAGTCTCCGGATGATCCGGATGTCAGTAATCGAGAACTGGATCTGGATGAATATCCCTCAGACTCGGACTCCGAGGATGAGAACATGTGGTGGAGACACGGCAACGATGAACAGGGAACCAAAGTACAG GTATTTTTCACAAGAAATGGAAAAATCGTAGGTACGAAACAGGTTTCTATACCAAAAGGTGGATTTTTCCCGACAGTTGGAATGCTTAGTAGCTGTGAAAAGGTGCGAGTGGACTTGCATCCTTTGACAGGATGA